CATCGACCCGTCGTTGGAGTCGGTCCAGAAGTAGGCCGGATTGCTGTACCCGTTCGCGCCCTTGAGCCGCGCGGGCTGAATGGTGTCCGGTTTGCCGGGCGACCCGGTGGGCAGTTGGAGCTGCCAGACGGACAGGTCGAAGTTGCCGCCCGGCGGCAGGGCCGGGTCGAGGGTGGCCGCGGAGGCGGTGGTGATGCCCGCGACGCCGAGCCCGCCGACGACGACCGAGACGGCGAGGGCCAGCAGAGTGCGCTTGCGCATGGGAGAGACCTCGATGCGATAGGGGATCGGCCTTGCCTGAGGGGGAATTGGCAAGATGGTTGCCAATAAAGCAGGCGGTCGATGTCCGGGTCAATCGATCGGTCCCGGTTACACCCTTAAAAAACCTTAAATCGATTTCCGGTACGCCCATCGCACCCGCCCGGGGCTGGGCGGTGGGTCGGGGCGATGGGTCGGGTGGAGCGGCGGGTCAGGGGTGGAGCAGCAGGTCAGCACCGAGCCGCAGGTCGCGGAGCGGCGGGTCAGGGTGGAGCGGCAGGTCAAGGCGGAGAGGCGGGCCCGGGTGCAACGGCGGGCCGGGCCGAGCGGCGATCGGCGGGCCCGGGCCGAGCGGCGATCGATCGCTGCTCGGCCCAGGCGGTGGCCGGTCAGCTCGGGTCGGGCGGGACCAGCAGCGGCCGCGGGTGTCCGGCCGGCCGGACGGCGCGGGACGGGCCGGGGCGGAACGGGCGGGTGACGGGCAGGCGACCGGCGACCAGGCCGGCCGGGATGGCCATCAGGACCGCGATCATGTCGGTGTCGGCGCCGTTGACCGGTGGGTTGCCGGCCAGGGCGGTGAGGATGCCGGCGATCGGCAGGGCGATGGACGCGTAGAGCAGCGGCACCAGCACCGCCGGGACGACGAGCGCGGCCAGTGCCGTCCACACCGGGTACCGCAGCCAGTCCCGCCAGTGCCGCGGGCGCGGACCGGCGAGCACCACGACAGCGAACAGCAGCAGGCCGAGGAGCAGCAGGATGCCCTGGAACCGGGCGTCGTCCGGCCGCGGATGGCGCAGCCGGATCAGCCACGGCCCGGCCCCCGCGAGGGCACCGAAGACCAGGGCCAGGACCCCGCGGAGCCGGCTCACCGCACCGGCCGCGCGGGTCGCGGCGGCGACCGCGACCACGGCCAGCAGCGAACCGGCAGCGGCGCTGCCCAGGTTGAGCGCCCGCTCCACGTCGGTCGGCGACTCGGTCTCGGTGGCCAGCGCGGACATCACGGCGGCGACCAGCGCCACGGTCACCAGGAACCGATGCCGGAGCACGACCGGAACCGTTCCGGCGGCGGCGCAGGCCACCAGCGCGCCCACGACGGCGGCGGCCGCGAGCAGGACGGTGCCCGAGGCCGGGTCGATCCGGTCGAGCTGGATGTCGACCACCAGCCAGAGCAGGCCGCCGAGCAGCACGCCGCGGGTGGCCCGCCGGTCGCCGCGCACGTAGACCAGCAGCACCATGATGACCGCGAAGAGCGCACCCCAGCGCAGCTCACGGGCCCAGTAGGTGTTGTTCTCCCCGGTCGCGTCCGGGTCGTGGGCGGGCTCGCTGAGCGGCTGCATCACCGTCACGCCCACCGCCCACAGCGCCGAGCCGGCGGCGGCCAGGCCGGCGAGCAGGACACGTTCCACCGTCAGCCGCCACCAGGGCGACTGGACGGCGACCTGGTCCACGGCGACCGGCTCGGGCTCCGGCTCGACCGGCACCGTCGGGGTCGCCCACCGGCGGACCGTGGCGCGGGCGAACACCACGGCGCACACCGACCAGGGCAGCAGGAAGCTGACCGTGTCGACCACACTCGCCAGCACGTAGATTTCCTCGTCCGCCAGGGTGCCGCCGAGGAAGAGCGCGCCGAGCGGCAGGCCGGAGGCGAGCGGGACGCCCACCGCGGCCAGCGCCCAGGCCCGGGTGGGCCGTCCGGCGCTGAGTGCCCGCACCGTCGCCGCCACCAACGGGATCATCAGGATCGCCCAGCATCCGGCGGCCAGCAGGCAGTTCAGGAAGATGCCCTCGGTGTGCACCACCAGGAAGAACGAGTGCAGCACGGCGAGCGGGAGCACCACCGTGGCGGCGACGCCCAGGCTGCCGGCCGGGCCGGGGTCCGGTGCCCCGCGCCGGCCGATCCACCGGCCGGCCAGCACGGCGTACCCGGTCATCAGCACCGCGATCGCGATGTCCACCAGCGCCCCGGTGAGCAGCCAGGAGTTCTCGCTGTCGCCGAAGTCGGGGAGCACGCCGCCCAGCATCGACCTGACGACCATGGCGAGGCCCATCCCGAACGCGCCGGCCAGCGCCACCCGGGACGCCGAGCGCAGCGCGGCGCCGGCCCGCAGCCACTCCCAGCCGCCGCGCGGCGCGCCCTGCTCGTCGAAGGTCAGCGGCGTGACGGCCAGGCTGAGCGCGAAGGCGAGGCGCCGCCAGGCGGTGCCGGGCTGCCCCTCCAGCGCGGCGAGCTCGGCGGCCCACTCGCGGGCCAGGTCGTCGCGGAAGTCGGCGGGCCAGCGCCGGGCCGCCGCGCGCAGGCAGGCGGCGATCAGCCGGTTCAGGAAACCCATGTCGGCCTCGCCTTCACCGCGGAGCCGGCCGTCGCGTGCCGCCGGCGGTACGCCGTGAGCTCGGTGCGAGCCGTGGTGGCGGCGTCCGGGGCGAGCCGGTACCACCGGCGGGCCGGCCGGCCGGCCAGCGACGGGTCGATCTCCTCCCAGTGCGACTCGAGCCAGCCGGCCCGCTGCAGTCGCATCAGGATCGGGTAGACCGTGCCGCTGGGGCAGCCGGTCGCCTGCATGATGTCGAGGCCGTAACGCTCGGCGGCGGGGTCGTCCAGGAACGCCTGGAGAACCCCGGCCAGAGCGGCCGTCATACGTAGGGGTGACGCCATGCCGGCTTACGCTACATAGCCCTCGCTACTTTTTCTACATAGGGGTCGATCAGCTTTCCAGCGTGTGCCGCACCATGGCGACGAGGGCGTCCACGTCGCGCTCCGCCATCGGCTCGCCGGTCATGCCCAGCCGGTGCAGCAGGGTGCCGACGACCACGTCGATGAGGAACAGGACGCGGTGCTCCGGCTCGCCCAGCGCCTCCTGCAGGGCCAGCCGGTACGGGTCCTGGAACCGGGTGGCCAGGACCTCGCGCAGGGCCGGGTCGTTGACCGCGTCGGTGAAGACACCGGCGAAGGCCGCGCCGATCCCGGGCTCGCCGATCCGGGCGGCGATCCACCGGATCCCGCCGGCCAGGATCTCGCCGCGGGTGGCGCCGGCCAGCGGCACCGGACCGAAGGCGTCCAGCAGGCAGGCGACGACCAGCTCGCCCTTGGACGGCCAGCGGCGGTAGATCGTCGTCTTGGCGACGCCGGCCAGCGCGGCGACGCGGTCGACGGTGGCCCGGGTGTAGCCGAGCTCGTGGACCGCGCGCAGCGTCGCGGCGAAGACTGTCGCGTCGACGCCGGAGCGGGGGCGGCCGGGCGAGCGGGCGGGTTCGGCGGTGGCGGGCATGGCGGCACTCTATCAATTACGCTACCTTGAGTATCGATACCTCTAGTAGCGTAATGGGGAGGGCAGATGCGGGACACGATCGAGGCGCCGCTGGTGGTGCGGTTGCTGCAGCGGGTCCGCACGGAGCCGGACTGGGCGGCCATCTCGGCCGGCGAGCTGGCCGCCATCCAGGCGGCGGAGAACCGGCGGCGGGCATCCCGGCTGATGCGGCTGATCACCGGGTGGCCGGAGCCGGGAGTGACGATCGGATGGGAACGGGTGGCGCTGTCCGGGCGGGACGTGCCGGTCCGGGTCTACCGGCCGCAGCCGGCGACGGGCGAGCTGCCGTTGGTGCTGCACGTGCACGGCGGCGGCTTCGTGGGCACCGCGGCACAGAGCGACTGGATCAACAGCGCGCTCGCGGCCCGGCTGCCCGCCGTCGTGGTGTCGGTGGAGCATCGCCTGGTGTCGCCGGAGGTCCCGCTGCTCGCCGGCGTCGACGACGCCTGGGAGGTGCTGCGCGAGGTGTTCCGGCACGCGGCGCGATGGGGCATCGATCCGGGGCGGGTCGCCCTGTTCGGGGAGAGCGCCGGCGCGGCGATCACCGGGACCGTCGCGCTCCGGGCGCGCGACGCCGGGCTGGCACTGCGCGCGCAGGTCCTGGTCAACCCGTGCACCGACCTGACCGCGACGGCGTTCGACTATCCGTCCATGCGGGAGCACGCGGACAGCCCGACGCTCACCGTCGGGCAGATGCGGTTCTTCCGGCGGATGGCGGTGCCGGACGGGACCGACCCGCGGGCGGTGTCGCCGTTGCACGCGTGGGACGCGGCCCGGCTGGCCCCGGCGCTCGTGGTGGTGCCGACAGTGGACCCGGTGGCGGATCAGGGGCGGGCGTACGCGCAGCGGCTGCGGATCGCCGGCACGCCGGTGCGGCTCACCGAGCATCCCGGGGCCACGCACGCGTTCGTCAGCATGCCGGGCGTGGTGCCACAGGCTCGGGCCGCCCGCGCGGAGATCGTCGGTTTCCTGCGGGAGCGGCTCGGAAGCTGACGAGTCGGGGAGCGGACCCGGCGTACCGGAATCGGGGTTGCTCCTGAGGTTTGCGGGGCAACCGGGAAACATGACGAAAGAGGGCTCCGCTCAGACATTGATGATTCTGGGTGCTTCCGGGGACTTGACGGCGCGGCTGCTGCTGCCCGGGCTCGGAGCGTTGCTCGCGGCCGGTGACGCGCCGCCGGTGACGCTGGTCGGGGCCGGCATGGACGAGTGGGACGCCGGGCGCTGGCAGGACCGGGTGCGGAAGGCGTTCGGGGAGCACGCGGACGCCGGGCAGGCGGCGCCGACCCTGGCCGGGACGCGGTACGCGCGGGCCGACGTGACCAGCGCCGACGACCTGCGCCGCCTGCTCGACGGTGCGGACGGCGCGGTGTCGATCTTCTTCGCGCTGCCGCCGGCGGTGACCGTGAAGGCGTGCGAGGCGCTGCTCGAGGTGGGGTTGCCGGAGGGCACCCGGCTGGTGCTAGAGAAGCCGTTCGGGACCAGCGCGTCGTCGGCCGCGTCGCTGAACCGGCTGCTCAACCGGCTCGCGCCGGAGGAACGGATCCACCGGGTCGACCACTTCCTCGGCAAGTCCACCGTGCTGAACATCCTCGGACTCCGGTTCGCCAATCGGATCTTCGAACCGCTGCTCGGCTCGGAGCACGTCGAGTCGGTCGACATCGTCTTCGACGAGCAGCTGGCGCTGGAGGGGCGGGCCGGCTACTACGACAAGGCCGGCGCGCTGGCCGACATGATCCAGAGTC
This window of the Actinoplanes oblitus genome carries:
- a CDS encoding glucose-6-phosphate dehydrogenase, whose amino-acid sequence is MTKEGSAQTLMILGASGDLTARLLLPGLGALLAAGDAPPVTLVGAGMDEWDAGRWQDRVRKAFGEHADAGQAAPTLAGTRYARADVTSADDLRRLLDGADGAVSIFFALPPAVTVKACEALLEVGLPEGTRLVLEKPFGTSASSAASLNRLLNRLAPEERIHRVDHFLGKSTVLNILGLRFANRIFEPLLGSEHVESVDIVFDEQLALEGRAGYYDKAGALADMIQSHLLQILALLTMEAPLSLDPAVFRDATAEALRATRLWGGDAKTSSLRARYAGYAGEPGVDPARETETLAEIVLAVDNWRWAGVPFRLRSGKALGTGRKEAVVTFKHPPRIPSGFRGPDQPDRLRISFGPDRLALDFDINGPGDPFVLDPVTLEAEFGPGGLPPYGEVLRGVFEDDPLLSVRGDTAEQCWRIVEPVTSAWRAGQVPLLEYEAGGSGPEESLLSPTRTAG
- a CDS encoding PadR family transcriptional regulator; protein product: MASPLRMTAALAGVLQAFLDDPAAERYGLDIMQATGCPSGTVYPILMRLQRAGWLESHWEEIDPSLAGRPARRWYRLAPDAATTARTELTAYRRRHATAGSAVKARPTWVS
- a CDS encoding TetR/AcrR family transcriptional regulator — protein: MPATAEPARSPGRPRSGVDATVFAATLRAVHELGYTRATVDRVAALAGVAKTTIYRRWPSKGELVVACLLDAFGPVPLAGATRGEILAGGIRWIAARIGEPGIGAAFAGVFTDAVNDPALREVLATRFQDPYRLALQEALGEPEHRVLFLIDVVVGTLLHRLGMTGEPMAERDVDALVAMVRHTLES
- a CDS encoding alpha/beta hydrolase, which gives rise to MRDTIEAPLVVRLLQRVRTEPDWAAISAGELAAIQAAENRRRASRLMRLITGWPEPGVTIGWERVALSGRDVPVRVYRPQPATGELPLVLHVHGGGFVGTAAQSDWINSALAARLPAVVVSVEHRLVSPEVPLLAGVDDAWEVLREVFRHAARWGIDPGRVALFGESAGAAITGTVALRARDAGLALRAQVLVNPCTDLTATAFDYPSMREHADSPTLTVGQMRFFRRMAVPDGTDPRAVSPLHAWDAARLAPALVVVPTVDPVADQGRAYAQRLRIAGTPVRLTEHPGATHAFVSMPGVVPQARAARAEIVGFLRERLGS